A single Pseudomonas sp. MM223 DNA region contains:
- the cph1 gene encoding Phytochrome-like protein cph1 (*Name cph1): MTADNTLAEAMERCAQEPIHVPGSIQPHGFLLVLDATDLRVLQASENVEHWLGLPARELMDCPFANLVSDGFDLHAQLARLPEDEIFPFHIGDVRLRQGAPYSTPLHLLVHGHDEVLIAEFEPPRLPPELAGHGDYYPLVRSFVGSLQLASSLEDLLQQTVLQLKRITGFGRVKAYRFDAEGNGQVLAEAADPGYPAYLGLCFPAADIPRQARELYRVNRIRVIENANYQPSPLLPAINPHTGKALDMSFATLRSVSPVHLQYMRNMGTLASMSLSIVVDGELWGLVSCHHQQPHTVDLRTRTACELLASVLSLQIESRESHASTRKLLALRQHIVRMISSMADHDSVSDGLRDLPQVLLAFAGAQGAAVISAERCDLIGQTPPEAQVTALVHWLGQRSEDSVFHSDNVRRDITDLPELASHAGGVLAVAISQIHSHYLLWFRPEQVRTVNWAGKPTKQVGPQGSLDPRHSFERWQEELRGYSEPWDPLVIEGVLELRAAVLGIVLRKAEELAQLAGELRRSNKELEAFFYSVSHDLRAPLRHIAGYTELLGEIEGQGLSERGKRYLQHIGEAAHFAGSLVDNLLNFSQMGRSALRLSDVDLNTLVDAIRSELAPDYEGRAIVWDIAPLPKVIGDPAFINMALHNLIANAIKYTRGRTPAHIGISAVQHPDETEICIRDNGVGFDMAYANKLFGVFQRLHRMEDFEGTGIGLASVRRIIERHDGRVWAEGQIDQGASFHFTLPRNTAS, translated from the coding sequence ATGACTGCAGACAACACGCTGGCAGAAGCCATGGAGCGCTGTGCCCAAGAGCCGATCCACGTGCCGGGCAGCATCCAGCCCCATGGCTTTTTGCTGGTGCTGGACGCCACCGACCTGCGTGTGCTGCAGGCGAGTGAAAACGTCGAGCACTGGCTGGGCTTGCCGGCGCGTGAACTGATGGATTGCCCTTTCGCCAACCTGGTCAGCGACGGCTTTGACCTGCACGCGCAGCTAGCACGGCTGCCTGAAGATGAAATCTTCCCCTTTCATATCGGTGACGTGCGCTTGCGCCAAGGTGCGCCGTACAGCACCCCGCTGCACTTGCTGGTGCACGGCCACGATGAAGTACTGATTGCCGAATTCGAACCCCCTCGCCTGCCGCCGGAACTGGCCGGGCATGGCGACTACTACCCGCTGGTGCGCAGCTTTGTCGGCAGCCTGCAATTGGCCAGCAGCCTGGAAGACCTGCTGCAGCAAACGGTGTTACAGCTCAAACGCATTACCGGCTTTGGCCGGGTCAAGGCGTACCGTTTCGATGCCGAAGGCAACGGTCAGGTGCTGGCCGAGGCCGCCGACCCGGGCTACCCCGCTTACCTGGGCCTGTGCTTCCCGGCAGCGGACATCCCGCGCCAAGCGCGCGAGCTGTACCGGGTCAACCGCATCCGCGTGATCGAAAATGCCAACTACCAGCCCTCGCCCCTGCTGCCAGCCATCAACCCGCACACCGGCAAGGCACTGGACATGAGTTTCGCCACGCTGCGCAGCGTATCGCCGGTACACCTGCAGTACATGCGCAACATGGGTACGCTGGCTTCGATGTCGCTGTCGATCGTGGTGGACGGCGAGCTGTGGGGGCTGGTGTCCTGTCACCACCAACAGCCGCACACGGTGGACCTGCGTACCCGCACGGCCTGCGAATTGCTGGCCAGTGTGCTGTCGTTGCAAATCGAGTCCCGCGAGTCCCATGCCAGTACCCGCAAGCTGCTGGCGTTGCGCCAACACATTGTGCGCATGATCTCGTCCATGGCCGACCACGACAGTGTCAGTGACGGCTTGCGCGACCTGCCCCAGGTGTTGCTGGCCTTTGCCGGTGCCCAGGGCGCTGCGGTAATCTCGGCCGAACGCTGTGACCTGATCGGCCAGACCCCGCCCGAAGCCCAGGTAACCGCGCTGGTGCACTGGCTTGGCCAGCGCAGCGAAGACAGCGTATTCCACAGTGACAACGTGCGACGCGACATCACAGACCTGCCTGAACTGGCCAGTCACGCCGGTGGCGTGCTGGCGGTGGCCATCTCGCAAATCCACTCGCACTACTTGTTGTGGTTCCGGCCCGAGCAGGTGCGCACGGTCAACTGGGCCGGCAAACCAACCAAGCAGGTCGGGCCGCAGGGCAGCCTCGACCCGCGGCACAGCTTCGAACGCTGGCAGGAAGAACTGCGCGGCTATAGCGAGCCCTGGGACCCGCTGGTAATCGAGGGTGTGCTGGAGCTGCGCGCCGCGGTGTTGGGCATTGTCCTGCGCAAGGCCGAAGAGCTGGCGCAGCTGGCTGGCGAGCTGCGCCGTTCTAACAAGGAACTCGAAGCATTTTTCTACAGTGTTTCCCACGACCTGCGTGCGCCCCTGCGGCACATTGCCGGCTATACCGAACTGCTTGGCGAAATCGAAGGCCAAGGCCTTAGTGAGCGCGGCAAGCGCTACCTGCAGCATATCGGGGAAGCGGCGCACTTCGCCGGCAGCCTGGTCGACAACCTGCTCAACTTCTCGCAGATGGGCCGTTCGGCCTTGCGCCTGTCCGACGTCGACCTCAACACGCTGGTCGATGCCATTCGCAGCGAACTGGCGCCCGATTACGAAGGCCGCGCAATCGTTTGGGACATCGCCCCGCTGCCCAAGGTGATCGGCGACCCGGCGTTCATCAACATGGCGTTGCACAACCTGATTGCCAATGCCATCAAGTACACACGCGGCCGTACCCCTGCACACATCGGCATCAGTGCCGTGCAGCATCCTGACGAAACCGAGATCTGCATCCGCGACAATGGCGTTGGCTTCGACATGGCCTACGCCAACAAGCTGTTCGGCGTATTCCAGCGCCTGCACCGCATGGAAGACTTCGAGGGCACAGGGATTGGCCTGGCGAGTGTGCGCCGCATCATCGAGCGCCATGACGGCCGGGTCTGGGCCGAGGGCCAGATCGACCAGGGCGCCAGCTTCCACTTCACCCTCCCCCGAAACACTGCTAGCTGA
- the fimD gene encoding Outer membrane usher protein FimD (*Name fimD) — translation MVSPGLALADDLPPPPTEMSAIADATLYLDLVVNQMPRAELVPVQQRAGQLYLGSDVLRAAGITLPGNPQGEVALESIAGLHTDYDSQNQRLLLQVPPAWLPDQQVGDRNLYPASDARSSFGALFNYDLYLNDTDEGGTYLAAWNELRLFDSWGTFSSTGQWRQAFNGAQADDTRQGFMRYDTTWRFTDEQRLLTYEAGDFVTGALPWSSSVRVGGLQLSRDFAARPDLVTYPLPAFAGEAAVPTSLDLFINGFKSSTTELQPGPYTLTNVPFINGAGEAVVVTTDALGRQVSTTLPFYVTSSLLQKGLSDYSVAAGSLRRDYAVRDFSYGPGVATGSLRYGLSDFFTLETHAETAESLMLGGLGGNMRLGNFGVLNAALAQSRFEGDKGHQVALGYQYNSQRIGFSYQRLQRHGDYADLTRVDSPDMQLSKSSEQVTLSLNLNEYGSIGAGYFDVRAGDGTRTRLINLSYSRPLWGSSSVYLSANREVGDSQWAVQAQLVIPFDLHGTLALGMERSKEGESLQRVNYSHAVPVGSGVGYNLGYAAGSDRDAYRQADVTWRLQSVQLQAGVYGSSGEMTRWADASGSLVWMDAGVFAANRIDDAFVVVSTAGYADVPVRYENQEVGRTDAKGHLLVPYSSGYYRGKYEIDPMDLPPDVLAPDVEQRVAVRRGSGYLLEFPLRRVMAASVELVDGSQQALKLGSRVLHVESGSQAVVGWDGLVYLENLSPHNRLQVDVEGGGHCEVAFDLPEAQGSIPLIGPLVCR, via the coding sequence ATGGTCAGTCCCGGGCTGGCGCTGGCCGACGACCTGCCCCCGCCGCCCACGGAGATGTCCGCCATCGCCGACGCCACCCTGTACCTCGACCTGGTGGTGAACCAGATGCCCAGGGCTGAGCTGGTACCGGTGCAGCAGCGGGCCGGGCAGTTGTACCTGGGGAGCGACGTTTTGCGCGCAGCGGGTATCACGTTGCCGGGCAACCCCCAAGGCGAAGTTGCCCTGGAAAGCATTGCGGGGCTGCACACCGACTACGACAGCCAGAACCAGCGCCTGCTGCTGCAAGTACCGCCTGCCTGGTTGCCAGACCAGCAAGTGGGCGATCGCAACCTGTACCCGGCCAGCGATGCGCGCAGCAGTTTCGGCGCCTTGTTCAACTACGACCTGTACCTTAACGACACCGATGAGGGCGGCACCTACCTGGCCGCCTGGAACGAGCTGCGCCTGTTCGACAGTTGGGGGACCTTCTCCAGTACCGGGCAATGGCGCCAGGCATTCAATGGCGCACAGGCGGACGATACTCGCCAGGGCTTCATGCGTTACGACACCACCTGGCGCTTTACCGACGAACAGCGCCTGCTGACCTACGAAGCCGGTGACTTCGTGACCGGCGCCTTGCCCTGGAGCAGTTCGGTGCGGGTGGGCGGCTTGCAGCTGTCGCGCGACTTTGCTGCGCGCCCCGATCTGGTCACCTACCCGTTGCCGGCGTTCGCCGGCGAAGCGGCGGTGCCGACGTCGCTCGACCTGTTCATAAACGGTTTCAAGTCCAGCACCACCGAGTTGCAGCCTGGCCCGTACACCCTGACCAACGTGCCGTTCATCAACGGTGCCGGTGAGGCGGTGGTGGTCACCACTGACGCCCTTGGCCGGCAGGTGTCGACCACCTTGCCGTTCTATGTCACCAGCAGCCTGTTGCAGAAGGGCCTGTCGGACTACTCGGTAGCCGCCGGCAGCCTGCGCCGTGATTACGCCGTGCGCGATTTCAGCTATGGGCCGGGGGTTGCCACAGGCAGCCTGCGCTATGGCCTCAGCGACTTCTTCACCCTGGAAACCCACGCCGAAACTGCCGAGTCGCTGATGCTGGGCGGGTTGGGCGGCAACATGCGCCTGGGCAACTTTGGCGTGCTCAACGCCGCCCTGGCGCAAAGCCGGTTCGAGGGTGACAAGGGCCACCAGGTTGCCCTGGGCTACCAGTACAACAGCCAGCGCATTGGCTTCAGTTACCAGCGCCTGCAACGCCACGGCGACTACGCCGACCTGACCCGGGTCGATTCCCCGGACATGCAACTGAGCAAAAGCAGCGAACAAGTCACGCTCAGCCTCAACCTGAACGAATACGGCAGCATTGGCGCCGGTTATTTCGACGTGAGAGCCGGTGATGGCACGCGTACCCGGCTGATCAACCTGAGCTACAGCCGGCCGCTGTGGGGCAGCAGCAGCGTGTACCTGTCGGCCAACCGTGAGGTCGGTGACAGCCAATGGGCGGTGCAGGCGCAGCTGGTGATCCCGTTCGACCTGCACGGCACGCTGGCGCTAGGCATGGAGCGCAGCAAGGAAGGCGAGAGCCTGCAACGGGTCAACTACAGCCACGCGGTGCCGGTAGGTAGCGGTGTTGGCTACAACCTGGGCTATGCCGCAGGCAGCGACCGTGATGCCTACCGCCAGGCCGACGTCACCTGGCGCTTGCAGTCGGTGCAGTTGCAGGCCGGTGTGTATGGCAGCAGCGGCGAGATGACCCGCTGGGCCGACGCCAGTGGCTCGCTGGTGTGGATGGATGCCGGCGTATTCGCTGCCAACCGCATCGATGATGCCTTCGTGGTGGTCAGTACCGCAGGCTACGCCGATGTGCCGGTGCGTTACGAAAACCAGGAAGTCGGCCGCACGGATGCCAAGGGGCACTTGCTGGTGCCGTACAGCAGCGGTTACTACCGTGGCAAATATGAAATCGACCCCATGGACCTGCCACCGGATGTCCTTGCGCCAGACGTTGAGCAGCGAGTGGCGGTGCGTAGAGGCAGCGGCTATTTGCTGGAGTTCCCGCTCAGGCGTGTGATGGCGGCCAGCGTCGAACTGGTGGATGGCAGCCAGCAGGCGCTCAAACTGGGTAGCCGTGTTCTCCACGTTGAAAGTGGCAGCCAGGCGGTGGTGGGGTGGGACGGGCTGGTCTACCTGGAGAATCTGTCGCCTCATAACCGCTTGCAGGTGGACGTTGAAGGGGGTGGGCATTGCGAGGTGGCATTTGACCTGCCTGAGGCCCAAGGCTCGATCCCCTTGATTGGCCCATTGGTGTGCCGATGA